In one window of Henckelia pumila isolate YLH828 chromosome 1, ASM3356847v2, whole genome shotgun sequence DNA:
- the LOC140875153 gene encoding uncharacterized protein yields MAEKVTTMVLKVDLQCSCCYKKIKKVLCKFPQIRDQVYDEKGNTVTVTVVCCSPEKCRDKLCSKGGKVIKSIEIKEPEKKKEPEKKKEAEKPKEVEKPKVVVAEKPKGPEKPKVVLVEPDKLKSDGGKPQDKPKEAPKAKGPEPAAKPPAPEPAAKPPASEPAAKPPATGPVKVPAGNPVNGIPPALPPMACYAPSYDGFGGGAPWYNGYGIPPPPPPPQPRYDGYYGYEYGYPYGRGSNFNRCDAYFSEENPSACSIM; encoded by the exons ATGGCAGAGAAG GTGACAACTATGGTGCTCAAGGTTGATCTCCAGTGTTCTTGCTGCTACAAGAAGATCAAGAAAGTCCTCTGCAAATTTCCCC AAATCCGGGACCAGGTGTACGATGAAAAGGGGAACACGGTTACAGTGACTGTGGTTTGCTGCAGCCCGGAGAAATGCCGGGACAAGTTATGTTCCAAAGGTGGTAAGGTTATCAAGAGCATTGAAATCAAAGAGCCCGAAAAGAAGAAagagcccgagaagaagaaagaaGCCGAGAAACCGAAGGAGGTGGAGAAGCCCAAGGTGGTTGTGGCTGAGAAGCCCAAGGGGCCCGAAAAGCCTAAAGTTGTTTTGGTGGAGCCCGATAAGCTCAAGTCCGATGGCGGCAAGCCCCAGGATAAGCCCAAAGAAGCTCCAAAAGCAAAGGGCCCTGAACCGGCTGCGAAGCCACCTGCGCCTGAACCGGCAGCGAAGCCACCTGCGTCTGAACCGGCTGCGAAGCCACCTGCGACTGGGCCGGTGAAGGTACCTGCGGGGAATCCGGTGAACGGAATCCCACCGGCTCTTCCACCGATGGCTTGCTACGCGCCGAGCTACGACGGGTTCGGTGGCGGGGCGCCGTGGTACAATGGGTATGGAATTCCgcctccgccgccgccgccgcagcCGAGGTACGATGGGTATTATGGATATGAATATGGGTACCCGTATGGTAGGGGCTCCAATTTCAACAGGTGTGACGCATATTTTAGTGAAGAAAATCCTTCGGCTTGCTCGATTATGTGA